The DNA sequence TTGGTATTGACGCAACAGAAGCCGTTGAAGCGTCTGCTAAATCTGGTATTGGTATTGAAGATGTGCTGGATGCAATTGTAGAGCGCTTGCCGGCGCCGGCACTTGGTGATCCTGATGCGCCGCTCAAAGCGATGTTGGTGGATAGCTGGTATGATAGTTATTTGGGCGTCATGGTTCTAGTTCGTGTGATTGATGGAAAGATCAAAAAGGGACAAACCGTCAAAATGATGGCTGCAGGCTCTGAACACAAAGTGGATCGTGTGGGCGTTTTCACACCTAATACTGAGACTGTTAAAGAGCTTGGTCCTGGTGAAGTCGGCTTTATCACAGCATCCATTAAAGAAGTTGCAGATACCCATGTAGGGGATACCATTACGGAATCAAAACGAGAATGCGATCAGGCTCTACCAGGTTTCCAACCAAGTCGTTCTGTTGTCTTTTGCGGCCTCTTTCCTGCGGATAGTAGCGAGTTTGAACGCCTTCGGGATGCCCTTGCAAAGTTACGGTTGAATGATGCTTCCTTTGAATTTGAGGCTGAAAGTTCGATGGCACTTGGCTATGGGTATCGTTGCGGCTTTCTCGGCATGCTCCATTTGGAAATCATTCAAGAGCGTCTATACCGTGAATTTGATCTAGAGTTGATCACGACAAGCCCTAGCGTTATCTATAGAATGCATATGAAGAATGGAGATGTCCTAGAACTTCATAACCCTGCTGATATGCCGGATGTTGTGAAAATTGACCTCATTGAGGAGCCATGGATTGAAGCAACAATTCTTGTGCCAGATGATTATTTAGGGGCAGTTCTCAAGCTCTGTGAAGACAAAAGGGGTATTCAGCAAGACCTATCTTATGCCGGATCACGTGCAATGCTAAAGTATAAATTGCCTTTGAATGAAGTTGTTTATGACTTTTATGATAAGTTAAAGTCTGTGTCGCGCGGTTATGCCTCTTTTGATTACGAGATGGCTGGCTATGACCAGTCAGATCTGGTGAAAATGTCAATTCTAGTAAATGCAGAACCGGTTGACGCGCTTTCAATGTTGGTTCACCGAAGTGCTGCTGAGAGCCGGGGACGTGCTCTGTGTGATCGTCTGAAAGATTTAATTCCCCGTCAGCTCTTTAAAATTCCAATTCAAGCAGCTATTGGCGGTAAAGTTATTGCCCGAGAAACAATCTCTGCTATGCGAAAAGATGTTACAGCTAAATGTTACGGCGGGGATATCACGCGGAAGAAGAAACTGCTAGAAAAACAGAAAAAAGGGAAAGCAAAAATGCGGACATACGGCAAAGTTGAAATTCCGCATTCAGCCTTTATTGATGCCTTGAAAATGAAAGATACATAATATCTTTG is a window from the Temperatibacter marinus genome containing:
- the lepA gene encoding translation elongation factor 4, producing the protein MTELKNIRNFSIVAHIDHGKSTLADRLIQFTGALSDREMTNQVLDNMDIERERGITIKAQTVRLEYKGKDGENYVMNLMDTPGHVDFAYEVSRCLSACEGSLLVVDASQGVEAQTLANVYQAIENDHDIVPVLNKIDLPAAEPDRVRQQIEDVIGIDATEAVEASAKSGIGIEDVLDAIVERLPAPALGDPDAPLKAMLVDSWYDSYLGVMVLVRVIDGKIKKGQTVKMMAAGSEHKVDRVGVFTPNTETVKELGPGEVGFITASIKEVADTHVGDTITESKRECDQALPGFQPSRSVVFCGLFPADSSEFERLRDALAKLRLNDASFEFEAESSMALGYGYRCGFLGMLHLEIIQERLYREFDLELITTSPSVIYRMHMKNGDVLELHNPADMPDVVKIDLIEEPWIEATILVPDDYLGAVLKLCEDKRGIQQDLSYAGSRAMLKYKLPLNEVVYDFYDKLKSVSRGYASFDYEMAGYDQSDLVKMSILVNAEPVDALSMLVHRSAAESRGRALCDRLKDLIPRQLFKIPIQAAIGGKVIARETISAMRKDVTAKCYGGDITRKKKLLEKQKKGKAKMRTYGKVEIPHSAFIDALKMKDT